In the Staphylococcus condimenti genome, one interval contains:
- a CDS encoding accessory gene regulator AgrB, with protein sequence MQKALERKIDAWAQALQKRNNLDRIAYLKIKLGLEVFFNNLFKTIVVYGLALLFHVFLYTLTVHLSYFAIRHYAHGAHAKSTFACYIESIILFVILPWILITIDIPQIFMIVLAAVAFILICLYSPAITRKQPIPNHMRKKKKITAIIVAGILLIISVFIKQPFNELVQLGIVLIGAAQLPIFFPKQTKEG encoded by the coding sequence ATGCAAAAGGCTTTAGAGAGAAAAATTGATGCTTGGGCACAAGCCTTACAAAAAAGAAACAACCTGGATCGAATTGCTTATTTAAAAATCAAGTTGGGTCTAGAAGTTTTCTTCAATAATTTGTTTAAAACAATTGTTGTTTATGGACTTGCTCTTCTATTCCATGTTTTCTTATACACTTTAACTGTTCATTTAAGCTATTTCGCTATTAGACACTACGCGCATGGCGCGCATGCAAAATCTACTTTTGCATGTTATATAGAAAGTATTATCTTATTTGTGATTTTGCCGTGGATATTAATTACTATTGATATACCACAAATTTTTATGATTGTTTTGGCAGCGGTTGCATTTATTTTAATATGTTTATACTCCCCTGCCATTACACGTAAACAGCCTATACCAAATCATATGAGAAAAAAGAAAAAAATTACGGCTATTATTGTAGCAGGTATTTTACTCATTATTTCAGTTTTTATAAAACAACCTTTTAATGAGTTAGTACAATTAGGCATCGTTTTAATCGGTGCTGCGCAATTGCCTATATTTTTTCCAAAACAAACGAAAGAAGGATGA
- a CDS encoding delta-lysin family phenol-soluble modulin (Members of this family are produced with retention of the N-formyl-methionine at the N-terminus.): MAGDIVGTIGDFVKLIIETVNKFTKK, translated from the coding sequence ATGGCAGGCGATATCGTAGGTACAATCGGTGACTTCGTTAAATTAATCATCGAAACTGTAAACAAATTTACTAAAAAATAA
- a CDS encoding carbon-nitrogen family hydrolase yields MKIQLFQFNLQPADTKANQNKIESLFSNQLDSDTEIAVIPEMWNNSYALEELHNLADEDLKVSLPFIQKLSRKYHVAIVAGSVSNSRDNQVYNTAFTVDKNGELLYQYDKIHLVPMLDEHLFLNGGDKVPYAFQLTPEVKASQIICYDLRFPEIARHPAVNGANILFYVAEWPKARLNHWRTLLQSRAIENDIFVVACNSCGFEKEDGTEYAGHSMVINPNGEIIAEAGEKEEVITVDIDLSEVETQRKNIPVFDNRKPSLYQYDN; encoded by the coding sequence ATGAAAATCCAACTTTTCCAATTCAATTTACAACCTGCTGATACAAAAGCTAATCAAAATAAGATTGAATCATTGTTTTCAAACCAACTAGACTCAGATACAGAAATCGCAGTCATACCCGAAATGTGGAATAACAGTTACGCGTTGGAAGAATTACACAACCTTGCAGATGAAGATTTAAAAGTGAGCTTGCCTTTTATCCAGAAGCTGAGTCGAAAATATCATGTAGCGATAGTAGCTGGTTCAGTATCTAATAGTAGAGATAACCAAGTTTATAATACAGCATTTACTGTTGATAAAAACGGAGAACTTCTTTATCAGTATGATAAAATTCATCTTGTTCCAATGTTGGATGAGCATCTTTTCTTAAATGGAGGAGATAAGGTTCCTTATGCTTTCCAATTAACTCCTGAAGTGAAAGCTTCTCAAATTATTTGTTATGACTTGAGATTCCCTGAAATTGCGAGACATCCTGCTGTCAATGGTGCTAATATTCTCTTTTATGTTGCTGAATGGCCGAAAGCACGATTAAATCATTGGAGAACATTACTGCAAAGCAGAGCTATTGAAAACGATATTTTCGTAGTAGCATGTAATAGCTGTGGTTTTGAAAAAGAAGATGGTACAGAATATGCAGGTCATTCTATGGTAATCAACCCAAACGGTGAAATTATTGCTGAAGCTGGTGAAAAAGAAGAAGTAATTACTGTAGATATTGATTTGTCAGAAGTTGAAACACAACGAAAAAATATTCCGGTTTTTGATAATCGCAAACCTTCTTTATATCAATATGATAACTAA
- a CDS encoding SdrH family protein yields MEINRIFKNTTYSVVAAGFLFPCISLNVSAAESKNVEQNNQTSAQQVENADQTQQTTNQDTNDVQNQNTINQPQVDESQSEENTNNNESNQNSGTQNKIDNPTNDNTTSDNSNKPTNRNSDNPENQTSGESSSTNSTSQNSTNSSDSTDSSNNSDNGTDSNDNSSSNPDANEQNNSGTNTGESSPNKEGTSQNTDNQTNSSGEQNDSESNSDAQENSIDQNSTPNKNPDNSQDNNDTNSSESNPSDSQNDGDNTNPSDNKNDQSSGNAIPQIGKDTSKSEDSKEQNTSSDKDTNKHSTKPNNGKDSNKNDTKEDSNSNKGSPNSPGGSPKSEDSTQNNPGQKSQYPGNTSQQNINRNDNKEQNDNNNKGTETQSIYKRNAHYVSNTSGMKSGNDNKSANTASSWKGNIYNDLTQSKSGVETSEEKTNKPSQYLVPFTTMNLAGERFGHLIQGSFKYNPFVINQISLMSEDDTASEQDVNKVLERSNFASNRDLNNLQESTGYFKYQYFSPLYAQQYYDNLDIQVLGLITGDIGSMPDLKQTKKSADFEVGSTNHAKNYTEKIDEKDEKSKNTETESDENNKSHPRLIGTLLAAFGAAFIWFIVLMVMKKRKKQDEEE; encoded by the coding sequence ATGGAAATTAATCGTATATTTAAAAATACGACATATTCAGTAGTGGCTGCAGGATTTCTTTTTCCTTGTATTTCATTAAATGTTTCAGCTGCAGAATCAAAAAATGTAGAACAGAATAATCAAACGAGTGCGCAGCAAGTTGAAAATGCGGATCAAACTCAACAAACTACTAATCAAGATACAAATGATGTACAAAATCAAAACACTATTAATCAACCTCAAGTAGATGAGAGTCAGTCAGAAGAAAATACAAATAATAATGAAAGTAATCAGAATTCTGGAACGCAGAATAAAATAGACAATCCTACCAACGATAATACAACTTCAGATAATAGCAATAAACCAACTAACAGAAACTCTGATAATCCAGAAAATCAAACAAGCGGTGAATCTAGTTCTACAAATAGCACGAGCCAAAATTCAACAAATAGTTCAGATAGTACAGATTCATCAAATAACTCAGATAACGGTACAGACAGCAATGATAATAGTTCCTCAAACCCAGACGCAAATGAGCAAAATAATTCTGGAACTAATACTGGAGAGTCTAGTCCTAATAAAGAAGGCACTTCACAAAATACAGATAATCAAACTAATAGTTCTGGAGAACAAAATGATTCAGAAAGTAATAGTGACGCTCAAGAAAATTCAATTGACCAAAATTCAACGCCTAATAAAAACCCTGATAACAGTCAAGACAATAACGATACAAATAGTTCTGAATCCAATCCAAGCGATTCTCAAAATGACGGAGATAATACTAACCCTTCGGATAATAAAAATGACCAGAGCTCAGGAAATGCTATACCGCAAATAGGCAAAGATACCTCAAAAAGTGAAGATTCAAAAGAACAAAATACATCATCAGACAAAGACACTAACAAACATTCAACAAAACCAAATAATGGCAAAGATTCTAACAAAAATGATACAAAAGAAGATTCAAATTCAAATAAAGGATCGCCTAATTCGCCTGGTGGCAGTCCTAAATCAGAAGATAGCACACAAAATAATCCAGGCCAGAAATCACAGTACCCTGGAAATACATCTCAGCAAAATATTAATAGAAATGATAATAAAGAACAAAATGATAACAACAATAAAGGGACTGAAACCCAATCAATTTATAAGAGGAATGCTCATTATGTTTCAAACACAAGCGGCATGAAATCAGGAAATGATAACAAGAGTGCTAATACAGCATCTTCTTGGAAAGGCAATATTTATAATGATTTGACACAATCAAAATCTGGAGTTGAAACTTCTGAAGAGAAAACGAATAAGCCAAGTCAGTATCTTGTTCCTTTTACAACGATGAATCTAGCTGGAGAGCGTTTCGGACACCTTATTCAAGGTTCTTTTAAATATAATCCATTTGTTATTAATCAAATAAGTCTAATGAGTGAAGATGATACAGCTTCTGAACAAGATGTGAATAAAGTTTTGGAACGTAGTAACTTTGCGAGCAATCGAGATTTAAATAATCTGCAAGAAAGTACAGGTTATTTTAAATACCAATACTTTAGCCCGCTATATGCACAACAATATTATGATAATTTAGATATACAAGTTTTAGGACTAATTACTGGTGATATCGGTTCAATGCCGGATTTAAAACAGACGAAAAAAAGTGCAGACTTTGAAGTAGGCTCCACAAATCATGCAAAAAATTATACAGAAAAAATAGATGAAAAAGATGAAAAATCTAAAAACACTGAAACAGAAAGCGACGAAAACAACAAAAGTCACCCACGATTAATCGGTACACTGTTAGCTGCTTTTGGCGCAGCATTTATTTGGTTCATAGTTTTAATGGTAATGAAAAAAAGAAAAAAACAAGATGAAGAAGAATAA
- the mroQ gene encoding intramembrane glutamic endopeptidase MroQ, translating to MSRLWFSILTLIVYACALFGVQGLYSAGVYDGLQGKSLMLATSYAQVGLMIVAAVLVLWMNARVKNPTYLDQAPDKIKRRYIIPWAIVGLIIVLIYQVVASLINQFVFKVDQPSPNTTGIMRMIQDAPIFIILVTIAGPLLEEFVFRKVIFGNIYEKLRGNKTIRFIIAATVSSALFATAHNDPSFIIIYFGMGFILSGFYVYTKRIAVPICIHILMNSYVVIIQLLFADKIKDMQESMQTIIHFFLM from the coding sequence ATGTCACGTTTATGGTTTTCAATACTTACTTTAATCGTTTATGCTTGCGCACTTTTTGGCGTACAAGGTCTATATAGCGCAGGCGTATACGATGGACTACAAGGCAAATCATTAATGCTTGCAACATCTTATGCACAAGTTGGATTAATGATTGTGGCTGCAGTCCTTGTGTTATGGATGAATGCCCGTGTTAAAAACCCAACCTACTTAGACCAAGCACCAGATAAAATCAAAAGACGTTATATTATACCTTGGGCTATTGTAGGATTGATAATTGTATTAATCTATCAGGTCGTAGCATCTTTGATTAATCAATTCGTCTTCAAAGTAGATCAACCAAGCCCTAACACAACAGGGATTATGAGAATGATTCAAGATGCACCGATTTTCATTATCTTAGTGACAATTGCTGGTCCTCTTTTAGAAGAATTCGTATTCCGTAAAGTGATATTTGGTAATATATATGAAAAATTAAGAGGAAACAAAACAATTCGTTTCATAATTGCAGCAACAGTCAGTTCAGCCCTATTTGCTACTGCGCATAATGATCCTTCCTTTATTATCATCTATTTCGGAATGGGCTTTATATTATCTGGATTTTATGTCTATACAAAACGCATAGCAGTACCAATATGTATTCATATCCTGATGAACAGCTATGTCGTTATCATACAACTTCTATTTGCTGATAAAATCAAAGATATGCAAGAATCTATGCAAACAATCATACATTTCTTTCTTATGTAA
- the groES gene encoding co-chaperone GroES, translating to MLKPLGNRVIIERVESEQTTKSGIVLTEKAKEKSNEGKVIAVGPGRLLDNGERVTPEVKEGDTVVFEQYAGSEVQVGEDKYLVISEEEVLAIVQ from the coding sequence ATGCTAAAACCATTAGGAAATCGCGTGATTATTGAAAGAGTCGAAAGTGAACAAACAACTAAGAGTGGTATTGTGTTAACTGAAAAGGCTAAAGAAAAGTCTAATGAAGGAAAAGTTATCGCAGTAGGGCCAGGTAGATTACTAGATAATGGTGAGCGTGTGACTCCAGAAGTTAAAGAAGGAGACACTGTTGTTTTTGAACAATATGCTGGCAGTGAAGTGCAAGTAGGAGAAGATAAATATCTTGTAATCAGCGAAGAAGAAGTTCTTGCGATTGTGCAATAA
- the groL gene encoding chaperonin GroEL (60 kDa chaperone family; promotes refolding of misfolded polypeptides especially under stressful conditions; forms two stacked rings of heptamers to form a barrel-shaped 14mer; ends can be capped by GroES; misfolded proteins enter the barrel where they are refolded when GroES binds) — protein MAKEIKFSEDARQSMLRGVDQLANAVKVTIGPKGRNVVLDKEYGAPLITNDGVTIAKEIELEDPYENMGAKLVQEVANKTNEIAGDGTTTATVLAQAMIQEGLKNVTSGANPVGLRKGIDKAVTEAVKSLHEQSQKVENKNEIAQVGAISAADEEIGQYISEAMDKVGNDGVISIEESNGFNTELEVVEGMQFDRGYQSPYMVTDSEKMEADLERPYILVTDKKISSFQDILPLLEQIVQSNRPILIIADEVEGDALTNIVLNRMRGTFTAVAVKAPGFGDRRKSMLEDIAILTGAQFITDDLGYDLKDATVDMLGTANKVEVTKDNTTIVNGDGDKNSIDARVTQLKSQIEETNSDFDREKLQERLAKLTGGVAVIKVGAASETELKERKLRIEDALNSTRAAVEEGIVAGGGTALVNVYKQVAEIEAEGDVETGINIVLKALEAPVRQIAENAGLEGSIIVEKLKHAEPGIGYNAATDEWVNMLDAGIVDPTKVTRSALQNAASVAAMFLTTEAVVAKLPEENNDAGGPSMGGMPGMM, from the coding sequence ATGGCTAAAGAAATCAAATTTTCTGAAGATGCGCGTCAATCTATGCTCCGCGGAGTAGATCAACTTGCGAATGCAGTTAAAGTTACAATTGGACCAAAAGGTCGTAATGTTGTATTAGATAAAGAGTATGGTGCACCTTTAATTACAAATGACGGTGTTACAATTGCAAAAGAAATCGAACTCGAAGATCCATATGAAAATATGGGTGCTAAACTTGTTCAAGAAGTTGCAAATAAAACAAATGAGATTGCTGGTGACGGTACAACAACTGCAACAGTTTTAGCGCAAGCTATGATTCAAGAAGGCTTAAAAAACGTAACAAGCGGTGCTAATCCAGTGGGATTACGTAAAGGTATCGATAAAGCGGTAACTGAAGCGGTTAAATCACTTCATGAACAATCTCAAAAAGTAGAAAATAAAAATGAAATTGCACAAGTTGGTGCCATTTCAGCTGCTGATGAAGAAATTGGTCAATATATTTCTGAAGCAATGGATAAAGTAGGTAATGATGGAGTTATCAGTATCGAAGAATCTAATGGTTTCAATACTGAGTTAGAAGTAGTAGAAGGTATGCAATTTGATCGTGGATATCAATCTCCATATATGGTGACAGATTCAGAAAAAATGGAAGCAGACTTAGAACGTCCATATATTTTAGTGACTGATAAAAAAATCAGTTCATTCCAAGATATTCTTCCGTTATTAGAACAAATTGTTCAATCTAACCGTCCAATCTTAATCATTGCAGACGAAGTAGAAGGTGACGCATTAACTAATATTGTCTTAAACCGTATGCGCGGTACATTTACTGCTGTAGCTGTTAAAGCGCCTGGCTTCGGAGATCGCCGCAAATCAATGTTAGAAGATATTGCAATTTTAACAGGTGCACAATTCATCACTGATGATTTAGGTTACGATTTAAAAGATGCGACAGTAGATATGTTAGGTACTGCCAACAAAGTAGAAGTTACTAAAGACAATACTACAATCGTTAATGGTGACGGAGATAAAAATTCAATTGATGCACGTGTTACACAATTGAAATCACAAATTGAAGAAACAAATTCAGATTTCGACCGTGAAAAATTACAAGAACGCTTAGCTAAATTAACAGGTGGCGTTGCAGTAATTAAAGTTGGTGCAGCAAGTGAGACTGAATTGAAAGAACGTAAATTACGTATTGAAGATGCACTAAACTCAACACGTGCAGCTGTTGAAGAAGGTATAGTAGCTGGTGGCGGTACTGCTTTAGTGAATGTATATAAACAAGTTGCAGAAATTGAAGCAGAAGGCGATGTTGAAACAGGTATCAATATTGTCTTGAAAGCGCTAGAAGCACCAGTACGTCAAATTGCTGAAAACGCTGGATTAGAAGGTTCAATCATTGTTGAAAAACTTAAACATGCTGAACCAGGAATCGGTTATAATGCTGCTACTGATGAATGGGTAAACATGTTAGATGCAGGTATTGTGGATCCTACTAAAGTAACACGTTCAGCTTTACAAAATGCAGCAAGTGTAGCAGCAATGTTCTTAACTACAGAAGCAGTAGTTGCCAAATTACCTGAAGAAAATAATGATGCAGGCGGTCCGTCAATGGGCGGAATGCCAGGCATGATGTAA
- a CDS encoding threonine aldolase family protein has product MISFENDYLEGAHEKVLEKIVETNYIQEPGYGNDEFTKEAIEKIKQAIDQPNASVYFLGGGTQTNQVVIDAVLKKYEGVIGADTSHINVHEAGAIEFSGHKVITLPSENGKITAAQVKKYINDLYEDSNYTHMVTPGMVYITYPTEYGTLYTKSELEELSNICKAFSIPLYIDGARLGYGLVSAEADLNIKDIAKLADIFYIGGTKIGALCGEAIVFTEDYNPSRFVSIIKQHGALLAKSRLVGVQFSALFSDDLYLNISMHAVEMAMKIKKAFVSKGYQLYIDSPTNQQFFLVNNKKIEELGKKVKFTCWEKYDDNHKIVRFATSWATREKDVDFLIEQI; this is encoded by the coding sequence ATGATATCATTTGAAAACGACTACCTAGAAGGCGCTCATGAAAAGGTTTTAGAAAAAATTGTTGAAACTAATTATATACAAGAACCAGGTTATGGTAATGATGAATTCACTAAAGAAGCAATCGAAAAAATAAAACAGGCAATAGATCAACCAAATGCATCTGTCTATTTTTTAGGTGGAGGCACTCAAACAAATCAAGTAGTTATCGATGCTGTCCTTAAAAAGTATGAAGGTGTAATCGGAGCTGACACCAGTCACATTAACGTGCATGAAGCAGGTGCAATTGAGTTTTCAGGCCACAAAGTAATTACGCTCCCATCTGAAAACGGGAAAATCACAGCAGCTCAAGTAAAAAAATATATTAACGACTTGTATGAAGACTCTAACTATACACATATGGTCACACCAGGAATGGTTTATATTACTTATCCAACGGAATATGGGACCCTATATACAAAATCAGAACTTGAGGAGCTATCAAACATATGTAAAGCCTTCAGCATTCCTCTTTATATAGATGGTGCTCGTTTAGGTTATGGATTGGTAAGTGCAGAAGCTGATTTAAATATTAAAGATATTGCTAAATTAGCAGATATATTTTACATAGGTGGCACAAAAATCGGTGCGTTATGTGGAGAAGCTATTGTATTTACAGAAGATTATAACCCTAGCCGTTTTGTCTCTATCATCAAACAACACGGAGCGTTATTAGCTAAAAGCAGACTAGTAGGCGTTCAATTTTCCGCATTATTTTCAGATGATTTATATTTAAACATCAGTATGCATGCTGTAGAAATGGCAATGAAAATAAAAAAAGCTTTTGTAAGTAAGGGATACCAACTCTATATTGATTCTCCAACAAACCAACAATTTTTCTTAGTTAATAATAAAAAAATCGAAGAGCTTGGAAAGAAAGTAAAATTTACATGTTGGGAAAAATATGATGATAATCATAAAATTGTTCGATTCGCTACTAGTTGGGCAACACGTGAAAAAGATGTGGATTTTTTAATAGAACAGATTTGA
- a CDS encoding MetQ/NlpA family ABC transporter substrate-binding protein has translation MRKLLVLLSIILAIVLVGCGKQETEKPKQKKFTIAFGVGTYEEQFRKGILPILKKEGYDVKIKTFSQNDQIDPAMIKGDVDASVFQSRAYMESINDKMNGHMIVNNDVPTAPQSLWSEKHKSLKDIKNGQTIAVPNDPVNQERAFRIFEKEGWVKIDKNAGTVNFNQNSVKPGKYDLKFKELHPAQILRSLDDVDYGVVNGNYIADSNRVIADGLLVEKTPQQHKVVLTINENNKDTDWAKALKSAYYSKEFQNWYEKQDKYKGFIVPKEWKK, from the coding sequence ATGAGAAAACTTTTAGTATTATTATCAATTATTTTGGCTATTGTTCTTGTAGGATGTGGAAAACAAGAGACAGAAAAGCCAAAGCAAAAGAAATTCACGATTGCATTTGGGGTAGGTACATATGAAGAACAATTTAGAAAAGGTATTTTACCGATACTGAAAAAAGAAGGTTATGATGTAAAGATTAAAACTTTTTCACAAAATGATCAAATTGATCCGGCTATGATTAAAGGAGATGTAGATGCTTCAGTTTTCCAAAGTAGAGCTTATATGGAAAGCATCAATGATAAAATGAATGGTCATATGATTGTTAATAACGATGTACCAACTGCACCTCAATCATTATGGTCTGAGAAGCATAAATCTTTAAAAGATATTAAAAATGGACAAACTATCGCTGTTCCTAATGACCCAGTTAACCAAGAACGTGCTTTCCGAATTTTTGAGAAAGAGGGTTGGGTTAAAATTGATAAAAACGCTGGTACTGTTAATTTCAATCAAAATAGTGTGAAACCAGGTAAGTATGATTTGAAATTCAAAGAACTGCATCCGGCACAGATATTACGTTCTTTAGATGATGTTGATTATGGAGTTGTAAATGGAAATTATATCGCTGATTCAAATCGTGTTATTGCAGATGGATTGCTTGTTGAAAAAACACCACAGCAACATAAAGTAGTTTTAACAATTAATGAAAATAATAAAGATACTGACTGGGCAAAAGCATTAAAAAGTGCGTATTATTCAAAAGAATTCCAAAATTGGTATGAAAAACAAGATAAATATAAAGGGTTCATTGTTCCGAAAGAGTGGAAAAAATAA